In the genome of Magnolia sinica isolate HGM2019 chromosome 2, MsV1, whole genome shotgun sequence, one region contains:
- the LOC131237918 gene encoding cyclin-T1-3-like isoform X1: MCEKLHQNYCRQSVPGSFTPQGNHDKKMAMAGQLPRDHSLHGMVREGAYGIFPDMAEDSQCLGPSWYFGRKQIDDHSPSRKDGIDLKKETQLRNLYCSFLQDLGKRLKVPQITIATAMMICHRFYLRQSHARNEWQTIATASMFLAGKVEETPRLLIDVVVVAYETMYRRDPAASQRIKQKELYEKQKSLLLTAERLVLSAIGFDFNIQLPYKPLVAALKKLKIDSDMCKVAWNFVNDWLRTTLCLQYKPHYIAAGSLCLAAKYSQVKLPSEKGMVWWHEFDITPRQLQEVIKQMQELFEQNKKAATPCARGKVTRAPVVAEKEASSSPDSCVLNGSVVATTNHVLDNEAGPNPASSINHNDPGGLDPSINDTCFTGKEHLQCQTSDCGSTRSIVEDGERFNEGADQARIESVCIAGSSIVCKGLSELDKDRIKSKLKSKRWERAMNGKKAAAVDDVSDGDAWIERELENGIMLGVEYTEKRQRQV; the protein is encoded by the exons ATGTGCGAGAAACTACATCAAAATTACTGCAGGCAGTCCGTGCCAGGAAGTTTCACACCCCAAGGCAATCATGATAAG AAGATGGCAATGGCAGGACAGCTGCCCAGGGATCATTCTCTGCATGGGATGGTAAGAGAAGGAGCTTACGGCATTTTCCCTGACATGGCAGAAGATTCTCAGTGCCTGGGACCTAGCTGGTATTTTGGTAGAAAGCAAATTGATGATCATTCTCCATCTAGaaaggatgggattgatttgaagaAAGAGACTCAACTGCGGAATTTATACTGTTCATTTCTTCAGGACCTGGGCAAGAGGCTCAAAGT GCCCCAGATAACAATAGCAACAGCAATGATGATTTGTCATCGCTTCTACCTTCGCCAGTCTCATGCCAGGAATGAGTGGCAG ACCATTGCAACAGCTAGCATGTTTTTGGCAGGCAAGGTGGAAGAAACACCCCGTTTGCTGATAGATGTTGTAGTGGTAGCATATGAGACAATGTACAGAAGGGATCCTGCTGCTTCTCAGAGAATCAAACAAAAA GAACTTTATGAGAAGCAAAAAAGCCTACTCTTAACTGCTGAGAGACTGGTACTATCAGCGATTGGATTTGATTTCAATATTCAACTTCCCTACAAACCGCTTGTTGCTGCTTTAAAGAAACTCAAGATTGACAGTGACATGTGCAAAGTGGCATGGAATTTTGTGAATGATTG GCTGCGGACAACGTTGTGCCTGCAGTATAAACCCCATTATATTGCGGCGGGGTCGCTGTGCCTTGCTGCTAAGTATAGCCAAGTGAAGCTTCCTTCAGAGAAGGGGATGGTTTGGTGGCATGAGTTCGATATTACACCAAGACAGTTACAAG AAGTTATTAAGCAGATGCAGGAATTATTCGAGCAGAACAAGAAAGCAGCAACTCCTTGTGCTCGTGGAAAGGTCACACGAGCCCCAGTTGTAGCTGAAAAGGAAGCATCCAGTAGTCCAGATTCATGTGTTTTAAATGGGTCTGTTGTTGCCACTACAAATCATGTACTCGACAATGAGGCAGGACCTAATCCTGCCAGTTCAATCAACCACAACGATCCTGGCGGCCTAGATCCATCCATCAATGATACCTGTTTCACTGGTAAGGAGCATTTACAATGCCAGACGAGCGATTGTGGAAGTACACGTAGCATCGTAGAAGATGGTGAGAGATTCAATGAGGGCGCGGATCAAGCAAGGATCGAGTCCGTTTGCATCGCGGGCAGTAGCATTGTTTGCAAGGGTCTATCCGAATTGGACAAGGACAGGATCAAATCTAAATTGAAGAGCAAAAGATGGGAAAGAGCTATGAATGGTAAGAAGGCAGCAGCTGTGGATGATGTCAGTGATGGAGATGCTTGGATTGAAAGAGAGCTTGAAAATGGAATAATGCTCGGAGTTGAATACACGGAGAAGAGGCAAAGGCAGGTCTGA
- the LOC131237918 gene encoding cyclin-T1-4-like isoform X2: protein MAMAGQLPRDHSLHGMVREGAYGIFPDMAEDSQCLGPSWYFGRKQIDDHSPSRKDGIDLKKETQLRNLYCSFLQDLGKRLKVPQITIATAMMICHRFYLRQSHARNEWQTIATASMFLAGKVEETPRLLIDVVVVAYETMYRRDPAASQRIKQKELYEKQKSLLLTAERLVLSAIGFDFNIQLPYKPLVAALKKLKIDSDMCKVAWNFVNDWLRTTLCLQYKPHYIAAGSLCLAAKYSQVKLPSEKGMVWWHEFDITPRQLQEVIKQMQELFEQNKKAATPCARGKVTRAPVVAEKEASSSPDSCVLNGSVVATTNHVLDNEAGPNPASSINHNDPGGLDPSINDTCFTGKEHLQCQTSDCGSTRSIVEDGERFNEGADQARIESVCIAGSSIVCKGLSELDKDRIKSKLKSKRWERAMNGKKAAAVDDVSDGDAWIERELENGIMLGVEYTEKRQRQV from the exons ATGGCAATGGCAGGACAGCTGCCCAGGGATCATTCTCTGCATGGGATGGTAAGAGAAGGAGCTTACGGCATTTTCCCTGACATGGCAGAAGATTCTCAGTGCCTGGGACCTAGCTGGTATTTTGGTAGAAAGCAAATTGATGATCATTCTCCATCTAGaaaggatgggattgatttgaagaAAGAGACTCAACTGCGGAATTTATACTGTTCATTTCTTCAGGACCTGGGCAAGAGGCTCAAAGT GCCCCAGATAACAATAGCAACAGCAATGATGATTTGTCATCGCTTCTACCTTCGCCAGTCTCATGCCAGGAATGAGTGGCAG ACCATTGCAACAGCTAGCATGTTTTTGGCAGGCAAGGTGGAAGAAACACCCCGTTTGCTGATAGATGTTGTAGTGGTAGCATATGAGACAATGTACAGAAGGGATCCTGCTGCTTCTCAGAGAATCAAACAAAAA GAACTTTATGAGAAGCAAAAAAGCCTACTCTTAACTGCTGAGAGACTGGTACTATCAGCGATTGGATTTGATTTCAATATTCAACTTCCCTACAAACCGCTTGTTGCTGCTTTAAAGAAACTCAAGATTGACAGTGACATGTGCAAAGTGGCATGGAATTTTGTGAATGATTG GCTGCGGACAACGTTGTGCCTGCAGTATAAACCCCATTATATTGCGGCGGGGTCGCTGTGCCTTGCTGCTAAGTATAGCCAAGTGAAGCTTCCTTCAGAGAAGGGGATGGTTTGGTGGCATGAGTTCGATATTACACCAAGACAGTTACAAG AAGTTATTAAGCAGATGCAGGAATTATTCGAGCAGAACAAGAAAGCAGCAACTCCTTGTGCTCGTGGAAAGGTCACACGAGCCCCAGTTGTAGCTGAAAAGGAAGCATCCAGTAGTCCAGATTCATGTGTTTTAAATGGGTCTGTTGTTGCCACTACAAATCATGTACTCGACAATGAGGCAGGACCTAATCCTGCCAGTTCAATCAACCACAACGATCCTGGCGGCCTAGATCCATCCATCAATGATACCTGTTTCACTGGTAAGGAGCATTTACAATGCCAGACGAGCGATTGTGGAAGTACACGTAGCATCGTAGAAGATGGTGAGAGATTCAATGAGGGCGCGGATCAAGCAAGGATCGAGTCCGTTTGCATCGCGGGCAGTAGCATTGTTTGCAAGGGTCTATCCGAATTGGACAAGGACAGGATCAAATCTAAATTGAAGAGCAAAAGATGGGAAAGAGCTATGAATGGTAAGAAGGCAGCAGCTGTGGATGATGTCAGTGATGGAGATGCTTGGATTGAAAGAGAGCTTGAAAATGGAATAATGCTCGGAGTTGAATACACGGAGAAGAGGCAAAGGCAGGTCTGA